In the Leptospira sp. WS4.C2 genome, one interval contains:
- a CDS encoding AsmA-like C-terminal region-containing protein, whose amino-acid sequence MKLSIRDKIKGVVGKILLTLIFVVSMTMFFVLYPLLADPDYYKKLILDTTNQLTGLQVNYQTSEPVFFPFPGIELAEVTVSKNDDELIQVHKLRIEVYYGVFVGQPLEIRKIYFNTGTVEISREKDESFPIFEKILSNSGSISNESKEESLSSESKFYFSKAFANFVNQIEIKNITILFEDKLYSRNIKLYLWETTFQLDRDLRDLDIYIYGKLNDEPISFSSNFLFVSDEMTYESARFEGDFSFQNLRGTDLHDILIIFTNGDLRFAKTSGNIPFYKRDESKIYAIVDQLHIKDLALRDGKTFADGHVSTIVNYDNQEDKLSFANILLDWKGKSKLNGSGYVNFLKPPLSPTISFEGSSDYLDVPSIIKVMKIWVDPDFEKSILTRNIPSTGYVNRMNVYLNLNLRNVSISDFQADSLKLNLHYAKRKLNITKYELKAYDGIAVGTGHYLWGNNAGLEFKGNIKNLAVAPVLSDLFKISPITGKLDSEFILNSPGETEDALVSNLQIIGNISANNGELLSYTNILKPISSIGSVINLKKIDFSRATPYNELKFDFLYAKETIEIKNFTLKADGIAGSGGGKIGFNKNIDMRFTIGFPGVAGRALKLPIIYRGTYGVSAPFIDPIWLGSVYAGTIFLASPAGAAVGGIAGSAMSDYVNRAVDNVSGGIQNGWKGVKSLFGGSAEEKEK is encoded by the coding sequence ATGAAATTAAGTATTCGAGACAAAATAAAAGGTGTTGTCGGTAAAATTCTACTGACCTTGATTTTTGTTGTTTCAATGACGATGTTCTTTGTTCTCTATCCGCTATTGGCAGATCCAGATTACTATAAAAAACTAATTCTTGATACAACAAACCAGCTAACAGGACTACAGGTGAATTATCAAACTTCAGAACCAGTTTTTTTCCCTTTTCCGGGAATCGAATTGGCTGAAGTAACTGTTTCAAAAAATGATGATGAGTTGATTCAAGTTCATAAACTCAGGATTGAAGTATATTATGGTGTTTTTGTTGGGCAACCTTTAGAAATTAGAAAAATTTATTTTAATACCGGTACTGTGGAAATTTCCCGTGAAAAAGATGAGTCATTTCCAATTTTTGAAAAGATACTTTCTAATTCTGGATCCATTTCAAATGAAAGTAAGGAGGAGTCTCTCTCTTCGGAATCTAAATTTTATTTTTCAAAAGCCTTTGCTAATTTTGTAAATCAAATTGAAATCAAAAATATCACAATTCTTTTTGAAGATAAACTATATTCACGAAATATAAAATTATACCTTTGGGAAACTACATTCCAATTAGATCGTGACCTTCGAGATTTGGATATTTACATTTATGGTAAGTTAAATGATGAGCCAATATCTTTCAGTTCCAATTTTTTATTTGTTTCAGATGAAATGACTTATGAATCTGCAAGATTCGAAGGTGATTTTTCCTTTCAAAATTTAAGAGGTACGGATCTTCACGATATATTAATCATTTTTACAAATGGAGATTTAAGATTCGCTAAAACTAGTGGTAACATTCCATTCTATAAAAGAGATGAATCAAAAATCTACGCAATTGTCGATCAATTGCACATAAAAGACTTAGCCCTAAGAGATGGGAAAACATTTGCAGACGGTCATGTATCAACAATCGTCAATTATGACAATCAAGAGGATAAGTTATCTTTTGCAAATATTCTTCTTGATTGGAAAGGCAAATCTAAGTTAAACGGATCGGGATATGTTAATTTTCTAAAACCACCCCTCTCTCCAACAATTTCTTTTGAAGGATCTTCGGATTATTTAGATGTTCCCAGTATCATCAAAGTTATGAAGATCTGGGTTGATCCTGATTTCGAAAAATCAATTCTTACAAGAAATATACCAAGCACTGGTTACGTGAATCGTATGAACGTGTATTTGAATTTGAATTTACGGAATGTATCAATATCTGATTTTCAGGCAGATTCTTTAAAATTAAATCTTCATTACGCCAAACGGAAGTTAAATATCACCAAATATGAATTGAAGGCCTATGATGGGATTGCGGTTGGAACAGGGCATTACCTTTGGGGAAATAATGCAGGACTTGAATTCAAAGGAAATATTAAAAATTTAGCAGTAGCACCGGTGCTTTCCGATCTTTTTAAAATTTCACCAATCACAGGAAAATTAGATTCCGAATTTATTTTGAACTCACCAGGAGAAACCGAAGATGCACTTGTTTCAAATTTGCAAATCATTGGTAACATCAGTGCAAACAATGGAGAATTGTTAAGTTATACAAATATTTTGAAACCCATTAGTTCAATTGGAAGCGTTATCAATTTAAAAAAAATAGATTTCAGTCGAGCGACACCGTATAACGAACTAAAGTTTGATTTTCTTTATGCAAAAGAAACCATTGAAATAAAGAACTTCACACTAAAAGCGGATGGGATTGCGGGCTCTGGTGGTGGTAAAATCGGGTTTAATAAAAATATCGATATGAGGTTTACTATTGGTTTTCCAGGTGTTGCTGGCAGAGCCTTAAAACTTCCGATTATCTATAGAGGAACCTATGGAGTTTCGGCCCCGTTCATTGATCCGATTTGGCTTGGTTCTGTATATGCCGGAACAATCTTTCTTGCAAGTCCTGCAGGTGCTGCCGTAGGTGGGATTGCTGGCTCTGCTATGTCG
- a CDS encoding ABC transporter ATP-binding protein yields the protein MSASLKAIQVKDLSIQIKTDEGILPIVDHVNFYLAKGETLALVGESGCGKSITSLALTQLLPSNTTLYPTGSIFFEDNDLLRSSPDHLRSVRGRGISYVFQEPFSALNPLHKIGAQLTEGFLLHGLGSKQEAEEKAIYLLERVGITDAKLRFGQYPNQFSGGMLQRVCIAMALMCDPKILIADEPTSAIDVTIQLQLIELLKELRKENGMSVLFISHDIGLVSHIADRIAVMYAGKIIEQGSVGEVIDSPKHPYTQALISAYPTHENIGKKLVTIEGIVPSPKSYPTGCRFHTRCNEKLPICILSVPQTIPISESQSVDCFLYGGKESA from the coding sequence ATGAGTGCGAGTCTCAAAGCCATCCAAGTCAAAGATCTATCCATCCAGATTAAAACGGATGAAGGTATTTTGCCAATTGTTGATCATGTAAATTTTTATCTGGCCAAAGGTGAAACGTTAGCCCTTGTTGGTGAGTCTGGATGTGGAAAGTCTATCACTAGTTTGGCTCTCACTCAGTTATTGCCATCCAACACAACTTTGTATCCCACCGGATCTATTTTTTTTGAAGATAACGATTTACTTAGATCTTCGCCAGACCACCTAAGGTCGGTTCGTGGAAGAGGGATTTCCTATGTTTTTCAAGAACCATTTTCTGCTTTAAATCCACTTCACAAAATTGGAGCCCAACTCACGGAAGGATTTTTATTACATGGACTTGGTTCCAAACAAGAAGCAGAAGAGAAGGCGATTTATCTATTAGAAAGAGTAGGAATTACCGATGCAAAACTGAGGTTTGGCCAATATCCTAACCAATTTTCGGGTGGGATGTTACAAAGAGTTTGTATTGCTATGGCACTCATGTGTGATCCGAAAATTTTAATCGCAGACGAACCTACAAGTGCGATTGATGTCACCATACAATTACAATTGATTGAACTCCTGAAAGAACTACGGAAAGAAAATGGAATGTCTGTTCTTTTTATCTCCCATGATATTGGCCTTGTGAGTCATATTGCCGATCGAATTGCGGTGATGTATGCAGGAAAAATCATTGAACAAGGGAGTGTTGGTGAGGTAATCGATAGCCCAAAACATCCATATACACAGGCCTTAATTTCAGCCTACCCCACTCATGAAAATATTGGAAAAAAATTGGTTACAATTGAGGGGATCGTTCCTTCACCCAAATCCTATCCAACAGGATGTCGGTTTCACACACGTTGTAATGAAAAACTTCCAATTTGTATTCTATCAGTTCCTCAAACGATACCTATCTCTGAGTCGCAATCGGTAGATTGTTTTTTATATGGAGGTAAAGAAAGTGCTTAA
- a CDS encoding ABC transporter permease subunit, giving the protein MNFISNPANIRKWEKFKKNKRAYYSMLILFYTYLLSLFSPLLINNKPLFILYEGTVSFPIFSFYPETKFGGSNLTEPNYKKLSKESRFVDSKNQMFFPPIPFGVNEDNLESLEEGTNPPSTPTLRHWMGTDDRGRDVFTRIIYGYRLAMTFSLILIVVEILLASLIGGIQGYFMGKLDLFLQRIIEILSAIPFLYLILIMGSFFGRGFMVLIVTYGSLSWIGLSYYMRGEFLKLRKQQFVDAAKTLGASSFSIIMRHLLPNSITPLVTFLPFILISAISVLSALDFLGYGIPAPNPSWGELIGQGRERLTAWWLITFPSVALFLTILFSAFVGEGLRDAFDPKDKVVYE; this is encoded by the coding sequence ATGAATTTTATTTCAAACCCAGCAAACATTCGTAAGTGGGAGAAATTTAAAAAGAATAAACGAGCCTACTATTCGATGTTAATTCTTTTTTACACTTATTTATTGTCTTTGTTTTCTCCACTTCTTATCAATAACAAACCACTATTTATTTTGTATGAAGGTACAGTTTCGTTTCCCATTTTTAGTTTTTATCCAGAAACAAAGTTTGGTGGAAGTAATTTAACTGAGCCCAATTATAAAAAACTAAGTAAAGAATCCAGGTTTGTTGATTCCAAAAATCAAATGTTTTTTCCTCCGATTCCTTTTGGGGTCAATGAAGATAACTTGGAAAGTTTAGAGGAAGGAACAAATCCTCCTTCTACACCGACACTTCGGCATTGGATGGGAACCGATGACAGGGGAAGGGATGTGTTCACTCGCATCATTTATGGATATCGGTTGGCGATGACTTTTAGTTTGATTCTGATTGTCGTTGAGATCTTACTCGCGTCCCTCATTGGAGGGATCCAAGGGTATTTTATGGGTAAGTTGGATTTATTTTTACAACGAATCATCGAAATTTTATCTGCAATTCCATTTTTGTATCTGATTTTGATTATGGGTTCTTTTTTTGGACGGGGATTTATGGTACTCATAGTTACTTATGGATCATTGAGTTGGATTGGTCTCAGTTATTATATGCGTGGTGAGTTTTTAAAACTCCGCAAACAACAGTTTGTTGATGCCGCAAAAACTTTAGGAGCTTCTTCCTTTTCCATTATCATGCGTCACTTATTACCTAATTCCATTACACCACTTGTTACATTTTTACCTTTTATTTTAATTTCTGCAATTTCAGTTTTATCCGCCCTTGATTTTTTGGGTTATGGAATCCCAGCTCCCAATCCTTCTTGGGGAGAGTTGATTGGGCAAGGAAGAGAAAGGCTCACTGCTTGGTGGTTGATTACCTTTCCATCGGTGGCATTATTTCTGACTATTTTGTTTTCTGCATTTGTCGGCGAGGGACTTCGGGATGCTTTTGATCCAAAAGATAAGGTGGTTTACGAATGA
- a CDS encoding ABC transporter permease subunit: MWKYFLKRFLLIFPTLLGITFLVFLISHFAPGGPLNSEIAKLKGAGNLAGASTKQISQEEIELIKQRLHLDKPAPVAYLLWLKQIVQFDLGESRLHSRQVSELIVEKLPVSLFFGLSGFFLTYLICIPLGIQKALKEGSRFDFISSFIIFFTYSLPVFAFAMLLLYLFASGEVFSFFPLGHEVSDFYEDLSFWGKVNDRLAHMFLPVICYVVGSFAVLTLLMKNSLLDQIAKEYVRTAVSKGLSFSDSIFRHAFRNSLIPIATGFGSNLTLIFSGSLFIELVFNIDGMGLLSFEAVRERDTDLMMGLLLTQSFLGLIGKIVSDFCYILIDPRIDFE, encoded by the coding sequence ATGTGGAAATATTTTCTAAAGCGTTTTTTACTCATCTTCCCTACCTTACTTGGAATCACCTTCCTTGTTTTTTTGATCTCTCATTTCGCACCGGGTGGCCCACTCAATAGCGAAATTGCAAAACTAAAAGGTGCGGGAAATTTAGCTGGCGCTTCTACCAAACAAATTTCGCAAGAAGAAATTGAACTCATCAAACAAAGACTCCACTTAGACAAACCAGCACCGGTAGCCTACCTACTTTGGTTGAAACAAATTGTTCAATTTGATTTAGGGGAGTCAAGATTACACTCGCGACAAGTGTCAGAACTCATTGTCGAAAAACTTCCTGTATCTCTTTTTTTTGGACTCTCTGGTTTCTTTTTAACTTATCTGATTTGTATCCCTCTTGGAATTCAGAAAGCATTAAAAGAAGGTAGTCGATTTGATTTCATTTCTAGTTTTATAATCTTTTTCACTTATTCACTTCCTGTTTTCGCCTTCGCGATGTTACTATTATATTTATTTGCATCTGGGGAAGTGTTTTCCTTTTTTCCCTTAGGACATGAAGTATCTGACTTTTATGAAGACTTGAGTTTTTGGGGAAAAGTAAACGATCGCTTAGCTCATATGTTTTTACCCGTGATCTGTTATGTAGTTGGAAGTTTTGCTGTCCTTACTTTACTTATGAAGAATAGTTTGTTGGACCAAATTGCCAAAGAATACGTTCGCACAGCTGTGTCGAAGGGACTTAGTTTTTCGGATTCTATCTTTCGTCATGCATTTAGAAATTCACTCATTCCAATTGCAACAGGTTTTGGAAGTAACTTAACTCTAATTTTTTCGGGTTCTTTGTTCATTGAGTTGGTGTTTAATATAGATGGGATGGGCCTTCTTAGTTTTGAAGCAGTCAGAGAAAGGGACACAGATCTTATGATGGGTTTACTTCTTACTCAAAGTTTTTTAGGACTTATAGGAAAGATTGTCTCTGATTTTTGTTATATACTGATTGATCCGAGGATTGATTTCGAATGA
- a CDS encoding lipocalin-like domain-containing protein gives MNKLKILLLSLLFFHFSFPKDHSFHSDFGLEWCYFVGHLESDKGNLYGYELSFFRLKFSDETDWNPEVYPVHFAISDFSSKKHKNAQTIKRTIGGLAGYSDKNIFSGDYRLEIISKDKFHIVAQSKSKDLSLDLELEGNGKILGHGKDGVSIKSNRNPNIFSYYYSYPRLKTKGTLLINGKRETIVSGNSWMDHEWSAKNSKSIPTLATGETGWDWICLSDNFGGDYVFFRFRETTTMAPEIFGTYRNQEGKTTYWKEPGQIQMEATGSFWKSPTTKIKYPLNWKIKYPGGEWMVSPIFNEQEFDGSKTTSTIYWEGGVEATDPIQKKSAKGYLELKGYKKPKEWWEF, from the coding sequence TTGGGCATTTAGAATCTGACAAAGGAAATTTATATGGCTATGAATTGTCTTTTTTTCGACTGAAGTTTTCGGATGAAACCGATTGGAATCCAGAAGTGTATCCTGTTCATTTTGCGATTTCTGATTTTTCTTCTAAAAAACATAAAAATGCCCAAACCATTAAACGAACCATAGGTGGTCTTGCCGGTTATTCAGATAAAAACATTTTTAGTGGCGACTACCGATTAGAAATCATCTCCAAAGATAAATTTCATATCGTGGCCCAGTCAAAATCAAAAGATTTGAGTTTGGATTTGGAATTAGAAGGAAATGGGAAAATTCTCGGTCATGGCAAAGATGGGGTTTCTATTAAATCCAATCGTAATCCAAATATATTTTCGTATTACTATAGTTATCCGAGATTAAAAACAAAAGGAACTCTTTTGATAAATGGAAAAAGAGAGACTATTGTTTCAGGAAATTCTTGGATGGACCATGAATGGAGTGCAAAAAATTCCAAATCCATTCCCACTCTTGCCACAGGGGAAACAGGTTGGGATTGGATTTGTTTGTCGGACAATTTCGGTGGTGATTATGTATTTTTTCGATTTCGAGAAACGACTACAATGGCCCCTGAAATTTTTGGAACCTATCGAAACCAAGAAGGAAAAACTACTTATTGGAAAGAGCCAGGCCAGATCCAAATGGAGGCCACCGGATCCTTTTGGAAAAGTCCTACTACAAAAATAAAATACCCACTCAACTGGAAAATCAAATATCCAGGTGGGGAATGGATGGTTTCTCCCATTTTCAATGAACAAGAGTTTGATGGAAGTAAAACAACATCCACAATCTATTGGGAGGGAGGAGTGGAGGCAACGGATCCAATTCAAAAAAAGTCAGCCAAAGGATATTTAGAATTGAAAGGTTACAAAAAACCGAAAGAGTGGTGGGAGTTCTGA
- a CDS encoding ABC transporter ATP-binding protein, producing the protein MLNIKDLVVSYKQSQSLSFSSKRLIAVDGVSFTIPQGKILGLVGESGCGKSTIGRAILSLLPFDSGSIKFEDKEIKNIPKEEQKALKRKIQVVFQDPYSSLNPRFTIEEIITEGLQIHFPNLSLSQKKEKAIKALTEVNLPSDILHRYPHEFSGGQRQRIAIARALILEPSLVVCDEAVSALDISTQAQVINNILLLREKYGLSYLFISHDLNIVKHVSDRIAVMYLGQIVEEGSRDEISNSPLHPYTKALFSASFDLKDRTKVSQPLKGEIPSLMSKPKGCRFHTRCPIVQDICKIEEPIESYPTEARRVKCHFPLK; encoded by the coding sequence GTGCTTAATATAAAAGACTTAGTTGTATCGTATAAACAATCACAATCACTTTCATTTTCTTCAAAAAGACTGATTGCTGTTGATGGAGTTAGTTTCACAATACCACAAGGAAAGATTTTGGGACTCGTTGGGGAATCTGGTTGCGGTAAGTCCACCATTGGCCGTGCGATTTTATCTTTGCTGCCATTTGATTCTGGCTCCATTAAGTTTGAAGATAAAGAAATTAAAAACATCCCGAAAGAAGAACAAAAAGCTCTTAAACGAAAAATCCAAGTTGTATTTCAAGATCCGTATTCTTCATTAAACCCACGTTTTACGATTGAAGAAATCATTACTGAAGGATTACAAATTCATTTTCCAAACTTATCTCTTTCGCAGAAAAAAGAAAAAGCAATTAAGGCACTGACAGAAGTAAATTTACCATCCGATATTTTGCATCGTTATCCTCATGAGTTTAGTGGGGGACAAAGGCAAAGGATTGCGATCGCCCGGGCATTGATTTTAGAGCCAAGTCTTGTGGTTTGCGATGAGGCAGTTTCGGCCTTAGACATTTCAACACAAGCACAAGTAATTAATAATATTTTGTTATTACGTGAAAAATATGGCCTATCTTATTTGTTTATATCTCATGACTTGAACATTGTAAAACATGTATCGGATCGCATTGCGGTCATGTATTTAGGACAAATTGTAGAAGAAGGAAGTCGTGATGAAATCAGTAACTCACCTTTACATCCTTATACAAAGGCTTTGTTCTCTGCAAGTTTTGATCTAAAAGATCGAACAAAAGTATCCCAGCCATTGAAAGGAGAAATACCTAGTTTAATGAGCAAACCCAAAGGTTGTCGATTTCATACAAGATGTCCCATTGTTCAAGATATCTGCAAAATAGAAGAACCGATAGAAAGTTATCCTACAGAGGCGCGCAGAGTGAAGTGCCACTTCCCTTTAAAGTAA